The genome window TAGATTCTTTAAATGTGGACGAGTTTTCTATATCAGCAGGATCGATAATATTTATTGACGAAACCACGACTACAAAAAGGGAAATATCCGATCTGACCCTGCGCATAGATGATTTTTCCCTTGACCATCAAATCAACATCAATTGTTCAGCAAATCTGGACGGGCATACTGTATCTTTAAAAGGAAGCATGGGCCCTCTTGGTAAAAAAATCTTTAAAGGAAAGATACCTTTTGATATATCGGTTATGGCAGCAAACCAGATGGATATAAAAATTGCCGGTTCCGTAGTCGACCCTGCAGCAGCGCCAGAAGCCGAAATCAAACTAAGTGTTGCACCATTTTCACCACGCAAACTTTGCAAGCATCTCGGGTTTGACTTTCCGGTGGAGACCTCCGATCCTGAAGTTTTAAATCTTGCATCCTTAACTCTAAACCTGAAAGGTGATCTGAATAGCGTTTCAGTTTCAAAGTGTCTTTTGGAAATAGATGATTCAAAACTAAAAATTTCAGCCGATGCTAAAGAATTTTCCAAGCCCAACCTGAATTTTAATTTGGAGATGGATCAAATAGACCTGGATAGATATCTGCCGCCTGAACAGAAAAAAACAGCCACGCAAAAAGAAGCCGGGCAGGTGGAAATCAAGGCTGCTGCATTTCCTGCTTCAAAACTTGATTACACTCCACTGCGCAAACTCATTATAAAAGGTAGGATCAAAATTGGTAAAATCAAGATCGGCAATGCAAAAATTAAGGATATTGACCTGTCAATTTCAGGGAAAAGCGGAATTTTTAAAATCAACCCGCTCACGTTGAATCTATATCAGGGCGATGTAACTACGGTGGGGCTTGTTGATGTGAAGAATGATATCATAAAAAGCAGTTTGGCTTTGGATGTAAAAAATCTCAACACCGGAGGGCTGCTTGCGGATACTTCGGGGCAGGACTTCCTGGAAGGTACTCTGAATACAACCTTAAATCTGAAAACAAGAGGCGACGCCCCCAGTGAAATCAAAAAGAGTCTTAACGGTTCCGGCGAACTAAACCTTACCAATGTCGCCATTAAGGGTATAGATATTACTGGCATGGTAAAAAACACCAAATCCGCATTTACTAAAATCATGGAGGGCAAAGAGGAATCCACCACAAAATTCGGACAAATTTTTTCTTCATTCAAAATAGTTGACGGTGTACTTAACATATCCGACGCCGGATTTATTTCCCATGACATTAGATTGACAGCCATGGGCAGAGCCGACCTTGTGACAGAGTCGTTGGATTTCCGGCTGGAACCATTTTTAGTTGAAAAAGAGGGTGACACGAATAAAGATCGGAAGGGTTCGAAATATCTCATACCGGTGCTCATTACAGGAAATTTTTCATCTCCCAAATTTCGGCCTGATATTAAAAAGGTTATTGATAAAGAGCTTGAAGAACGACTTTTTGAATCATCCGAATTTAAAAAATTTTTTAAAAATGAAGAACTGAAACCTATGGAGGAAACTACAAAAGAAATTTTAAAAGGAATATTTAAATAATAATTGGCGGCACGTTTTTTTTGCTTTTTTTATACCTCACAGCACACCCGAAAAGCATCCTCTCACCTTGGCTTATGCGGTACTCAATGGTATTTTTTTAATCATGGAAAAAATTCTGGAAATTATATCAAAGACCCCTATTTTCAACGGACTATCCGAGGATCAGCTTAAAGCCATGAGAAGTATCGCCGAAGATCAGTTTTATGATAAAGGCAAGATTATTTTTATGGAAGGAGATGAGGGGAACGGTTTCTATATTGTTGCTGCCGGCAAGGTTAAAATCTACAAAGTCTCCATGGACGGTAAGGAGCAAATACTTCACATATACGGACCAGGCAACCCCTTTGGCGAGGTTTCGGTTTTTTCCGGCCTGAAATTTCCTGCCGTCGCTGAAGCTCTTATTAAAAGTCACATACTCTTTTTTCCCAAGGATTCTTTTATAAGTCTGTTATCAAAAAATCCGTCCCTGGCCCTAAAGATACTTGCCCTTCTTTCAAGAAGACTCCGTCAGTTCACACTTTTGATAGAAAACCTGTCCCTTAAAGAAGTTCCAGGACGTTTGGCCGCATATTTTATTTCTTTATCCGAAGAACAGGACATACCTGACATCTTGACTCTGCCTGTTTCCAAGGGTCAACTCTCCAGCCTGCTGGGAACAATACCGGAAACCATGTCGCGCATTCTGTCCAGGATGAGCAAGGATGGCCTGATTGAGGTTAATGGAAGGGAAATAAAAATATTAAACAATCCCGGGCTTGAAGAGCTGGCTGAATACGGAAAGTTATTATGAATGAGGGTTCGCTCAAAGATAACTTCACAGAATTTGTGTCCAAATCCGCTGTAGATTTAATTGATATTTTTAGGCAATAGCCCTACGCCCCGACCAGGGCTATTGCATCAAAATTTTAGACCATTAAAAATCAAATAGTTGCGTAAGACAGCAAGCAGCATTTGTAACTTATTGATTTATCTAGAATCAAAAATCATGCTAAATTTTGGCGCCCTTCATTTATCGTTGACACTTTTGAAAGAACAATGGGACACAGATAGGTTTATTTTTTCAAAAAAAGTGTAAAGTACTTTTGAAGTGATATGAAGGGTGCCCAAATTTTGATGCAATCGCTCTATGATATAGCGCACAATCCATTGACAATACGTAACCTCTGTGCAATAGGCATAATGATGGTAACGTAAAACTTCTTTGACCTGATCCATTGATTTTGCTTTTGGATCAGGACGGAATCTGCGTTTTATCCTGCATCATATTTACTTTAATATCGCAATAAGTGTAAAAATTTGTCAATAAATGTAATATGAGTACTAAATATATATTTTATACAGATTTTATTGTTTAATATAGCAATATGCGTAAAAAAGTGCAACCTATATGCGGAAATAGCATGTATTTTTTTACATTTATTGCTCTGATAAGTTGACCGTGAGCTCCGCTACGCTACGCACACGGTCAACTTATCGCCGGCTGTCGAGTTCCTCGAACGTCCTTGACAGGTTCCGCTCACGCTCCACCTATCAAGGGCGTTCGAGCCGACTGCGATTCTCGACACTGAATGAAAAAAAACCGCCTTTTTCATTCAGTGCCTGCGATTCTCGCGGCTCAACAGCCGGCGTTAGCCAAAAAAACAATAACTATACGGGGAGAAAACTATGAAAAAAGCTATATGGTTGTCATATGATTTGGGAGTAAAAGGAGATTATGAAGGACTATATGCATGGCTAGATGATCTTGAGGCAAAAGAATGCGGTGATAGTTTAGCTTTTTTTAATTATGAAATTGATAACGATGAAAATTTAATTGAAAAGATAAAAGAAGATATAAAAAATAACATATCTCTCACAAAAAGAGATAGAGTTTATATAATATTCAAAAGTTCTGAAAAAAAATTAAAAGGAAAATTTATTTTTGGGAAACGTAAATCTGCACCATGGACAGGTTATGGAACTAAATCAACAGAAAGTGATGAAGACTATTAAATATGGCAAAATCAATAGTAATAGACACAGGATTTTGGTTTGCTCTATTTGATGATAGAGACCGTTACCATGAAGACGCTTTGTTATATTTTGAATATATCGCTCCACATACATTACTAATTCCTTGGCCAACACTATATGAGACTTTAAATACTAGATTCTCTCGACGTCAGTCATGGACTGAAAAGTTCCATAGAATTATAAAATCTCATTCCACTTATTATATATCAGATAAAGATTATAAAGAAGTCTCTCTGAATTATTTTTTTAGTCATGGGCAGAGATTTAGTTTGGTAGATATAATAATAAGAAATATCTTGGAAGATGATTCCGTCAAAATAGATGCAATTCTTACCTTTAATGAGTCTGATTTCATTGATATATGTTATAAAAAGGGAATTGAATTATTTAATGGCTAACAAGGCGCTCCTCGTGCCAAGATAAATCCGAATCGTTGGGATAAGACACAAGGTCTTTGAAACTCGATATTGTTACCAAGTGGGTGCTCGGGAAACGGTTTGTTTCCTTCATCTCTGCAGGGCTTGCTCTGGCATTGATGTTAAGATAGTCCCACCTGACTAAAGACTAACCAGCAGGTCAGTAGCGAAGTCCACAGGTAAACCCGGTAACGGGAGTCTGGAGCTGGACGGAGCAAGATTGCAGGCTCTGTATTGAGCCCCGAAAAATGTATGGTTGTGGTCATTGTGATAATCCTGCTTGCAGGAAAAAGCCGACGCTTTGGAGACAGCGGAAGGCAGCAGTCCTGAATATGCTAAGGCAAGTATTCAGGACACCACCGGGGTCTTAGACCAGGGCATGTACTCAAAGGGGTAGCTCGGGAACTTGGGAGACCCGGATGTTTCCTTGGGTAAAAAGAACGGTAACAGGAAATCCAGCGCAAGCGAAATCCCGGCGTTGCATAGGAATGTCCCGCCTTGCAACGAGTCTGCCATTGGCAGAAACACAAACATTAAAAGATGGGCGATACAAGGTATCAGGGGAGGATAGCGAAGAGCGAACGAACCTGAGATAAACATTCGGAAGTCTTAGCAGATCATAGTACCGATGATTAAGAATTGAACTATCTTGATCGGAAAGGTGGGGAAGTGATGCCCAAGCGACCCACTGCAGGGAAGGTGAAGCAGGGTATAACGTTTTTTTGGCAGGAATTATGGGAGATACACAGATGTCACAAACCATATCAACAAAAAGCCGAGAAATTGCAAGAACGGTCGCTTGCAATTCCAGACCGATAGAATGGGGACAACCACCGGTGTTAACAGGTGGGTCATCCCTTATCAAAATCGAGCTGCTTGCTCAAAGTAATCCTGAACTGGTATTTACATCAGTAGTCCATCGGATAGACTTTGATTTACTGAAACAATCCTTTCGTAAAATTCGGAAAAGCAAATCTGCAGGAGTGGACAAGGTTACGGCAAAGGAGTATGCCGAAAATCTTGATCAAAACCTCTATAATCTGTATGAACGACTGCGGAGAGGACAGTACGTTGCGTCTCCTGTAAAGCGTATCTGGATAGACAAGGAAGGAGGGAAAAAGCGTCCAATTGGCATACCTGTACTTGAGGATAAAATTGTCCAGAAAGCAGCAGCAGCCATATTGAATGTCATATTTGACAGGAATTTTTACAATTTTTCCCATGCATTCAGAAAAGGTCGGAGCCAACACATGGCAATCAAAGATTTACGTGAGCAATGCTTGAAGCAGAATATCAGCTGGATAGTAAGCGCAGATATTACAGGACTATTTGACAATATTAATCACGAGTTACTTAAAGACATGATACGTCGGAGAGTAAGTGACGGCGGAATGATTCGCCTGATAGGGAAGTGGTTGAATGCAGGCGTAATGGAGGAAGGCAACCTGACGTACTCTGAAACGGGCACTCCACAGGGAGGAGTAATTTCCCCTGTGCTCAGTAATATCTTTCTTCATTATGTTTTAGATGACTGGTACGTGAAAGAAGTGATCCCCCGGATGAAAGGGAGATGCTCCATCATACGCTGGGCGGATGATTTCATCCTCGGGTTCGAGTATGAAAAAGACGCATTGCGTGTCATGGATGTATTACCCAGGCGGTTCGAACAGTTCGAGCTGTCACTTCACCCGGAAAAGACAAAACTGATTCGATTTTCCAAACGCATTAGCGGAAAGGGAAACGGGACGTTTGATTTTTTAGGGTTTACATTTTACTGGTCAAAATCATTAAAAGGGTACATGGTAATAAAGAAAAAGACGGCAAGAAAGCGTTCAAGCCGTTTTATGAAGAGAATATGGATATGGTGCAAGGATAACCGTCATAAGCCAATGGCCGAGCAGTATGAGATTCTTTGCAGTAAACTGCGAGGTTTTTACCAGTACTTTGGAGTAATAAGTAACTACAAAGTGCTGGAAGTTGTGTTTGAATATACTGAGAAAGCATGGCGTCGATGGTTAAGCCGAAGAAGTCACAAGGGCGAAGTAATGTTCGAGGACTTGCGCACAACATACCCACTGCCATTACCCAGAATAGTCCATAATATTTGATGCCGTAAGGGCTGCAAAGTTATACGCCAAACGGGGTGTCGCCTGTTTGGTTGATAATCCGGTAAAAAGGATTTGAACCGAGGAACCGTATGAGGGAAATCTTCACGTACGGGTCTGTAGGGGGGGCGTCGGGTAACCGATGCTCCTACCTGGAACTTGACCGCTGTTCCGCTAGCGCTCCACAGCGGCAAGTGAGCTTTGTCGATAAGTTGACCGTGAGCTCCGCTACGCTACGCACACGGTCAACTTATCGCCGGCTGTCGAGTTCCTCGAACGTCCTTGACAGGTTCCGCTCACGCTCCACCTATCAAGGGCGTTCGAGCCGACTGCGATTCTCGACACTGAATGAAAAAAAACCGCCTTTTTCATTCAGTGCCTGCGATTCTCGCGGCTCAACAGCCGGCGTTATGCATAAAAAGGTAACTTATGAAGTTCAGTGAGAGAATAGAAATCAAGCCAGTTGAAACAGCTCTTCAAGTGCAGGGAATGAACGATGAATTACGTAATTCTTTGTGGAATGTCCTAGATGTTTTTATATGGAGTAAGAACAATTTCTTGTATAGACAGTATGGATCAGGTGATATTGAAGAATTTAGCCGTCGGCTATGGTTTCACTATTTCAAGAAACCAATGGATTCACGACCTGAAAGAGCACATAGAATATTAGAAGCTATTAGGAGTTACTATTTTGAATGCCCTTGGTATGAAGTTTATGATTTTTTAGAGTATGTATTATTAGCTGAGCGCAACGCCAGATTAATCAAAGCAATAAACAATATACTTGAGCGAGAATTATCAGGTTATCGTTTTATTGAATCTGCATTTGTTCCTGTCACTGATGAAGTGGAAATTGAAGCGGTACAAAAGGCTTTAACAGAAGGCCCCTTTAACGGTGTTCATGCACATCTTAAGAAAGCAATGGAACACTTGGCTAGAAGAGAAAATCCTGACTATAGAAATTCAATCAAAGAGTCAATATCTGCCGTCGAAAGTATGTCTCGTGTGATAACTGGAAATTCAAAAGCGACTTTGGGGGAAGCGTTAACTATTCTCGAAAAAAAAGGACATCTGCATCCTGCTCTTAAAAAAGGATTCTCTTCAATTTATGGATATACTAGGGATGAAGATGGAATAAGACATGCCATGTTAGACGAACCAGATATTTCGGTTTCTGATGCAAAGTTTTTCCTAGTATCATGCTCAACATTTATAAATTATTTAAAAACAACTATCGTATAAAATGCATAACAAGTCACTGCACTGGATTTTTACTCCGCTACGCTCCGTAAAAACCAGTGAGTTCAGTCGTTAGCCTGCAAAGATAGCCATAATTCTGCTAAGGGAGTGTTAAAATGTATAGAGTAGATATTAAGAATAAAAAACTTATTGAGATTCCAGCTACAACATACAGTGAACTCAATCTTAGAGAACGTTTTGATATCCAAGAGTGGATTGCAGGAACACCGGAAATACTTGGCGAGCCCCTCATGATAATATCAAAGGAGTTAATTTTGCCATCTGGCCGTCGTCTTGACTTACTTGCGGTGGATAAAGAAGGGGCATTGGTCATAATTGAATTAAAACGGGATAATTCCGGTTCGGATGTAGAGTGGCAGGCGATCAAATATGCCTCTTACTGCTCAAGTTTTTCTCATGACGAAATCTATAAGCATTTTGCTGAATATCTCGGTACAGATGGTGATGACGCTCAGGTCAAAATCGAAGGATTTATCAACTGTGAGCCTGAAGATCTAAACCAACGCCAAAGGATAATTTTGGTTGCCAAGGAATTTCATTCCGAGGTTATTTCTGCCGTATTGTGGCTTCGTGAATCAGAAATAGATATCGAATGTATACGGTTGACGCCCTATTTTGATCAGAAGGGAGAACTTTTCATTAATCCCGAAATAATTATTCCACTCCCTGAAGCAAAGGATTACATTCAAAAGAAGGAAAGCAAACAAAAAGAGCTGAAGCAATCTGGAAAGAGTTCGTTTTCTTTAGAAAAATCAAATTTGGAGCCAGACGAATTAAAGAATCGGATCGTTGAATCACTTACTAGGGATAG of Desulfosarcina sp. BuS5 contains these proteins:
- a CDS encoding AsmA family protein, with protein sequence MKRFIKWCFIVCLSTIVLIIAVLLVVPHFIDIQHYKPVIEKKVAETTGRSFTINGDLGFSLFPVAGISFSDLHLGNPQGFEKKDFVVIESFEARVDILKLILSLFKDIRVTRFIVNGPQVILIQKKELSNWEGIGESRKGAPSDPDLVPELNAKKSEFKISVDSLNVDEFSISAGSIIFIDETTTTKREISDLTLRIDDFSLDHQININCSANLDGHTVSLKGSMGPLGKKIFKGKIPFDISVMAANQMDIKIAGSVVDPAAAPEAEIKLSVAPFSPRKLCKHLGFDFPVETSDPEVLNLASLTLNLKGDLNSVSVSKCLLEIDDSKLKISADAKEFSKPNLNFNLEMDQIDLDRYLPPEQKKTATQKEAGQVEIKAAAFPASKLDYTPLRKLIIKGRIKIGKIKIGNAKIKDIDLSISGKSGIFKINPLTLNLYQGDVTTVGLVDVKNDIIKSSLALDVKNLNTGGLLADTSGQDFLEGTLNTTLNLKTRGDAPSEIKKSLNGSGELNLTNVAIKGIDITGMVKNTKSAFTKIMEGKEESTTKFGQIFSSFKIVDGVLNISDAGFISHDIRLTAMGRADLVTESLDFRLEPFLVEKEGDTNKDRKGSKYLIPVLITGNFSSPKFRPDIKKVIDKELEERLFESSEFKKFFKNEELKPMEETTKEILKGIFK
- a CDS encoding Crp/Fnr family transcriptional regulator, with the translated sequence MEKILEIISKTPIFNGLSEDQLKAMRSIAEDQFYDKGKIIFMEGDEGNGFYIVAAGKVKIYKVSMDGKEQILHIYGPGNPFGEVSVFSGLKFPAVAEALIKSHILFFPKDSFISLLSKNPSLALKILALLSRRLRQFTLLIENLSLKEVPGRLAAYFISLSEEQDIPDILTLPVSKGQLSSLLGTIPETMSRILSRMSKDGLIEVNGREIKILNNPGLEELAEYGKLL
- a CDS encoding type II toxin-antitoxin system VapC family toxin, with the translated sequence MAKSIVIDTGFWFALFDDRDRYHEDALLYFEYIAPHTLLIPWPTLYETLNTRFSRRQSWTEKFHRIIKSHSTYYISDKDYKEVSLNYFFSHGQRFSLVDIIIRNILEDDSVKIDAILTFNESDFIDICYKKGIELFNG
- the ltrA gene encoding group II intron reverse transcriptase/maturase, whose protein sequence is MGDTQMSQTISTKSREIARTVACNSRPIEWGQPPVLTGGSSLIKIELLAQSNPELVFTSVVHRIDFDLLKQSFRKIRKSKSAGVDKVTAKEYAENLDQNLYNLYERLRRGQYVASPVKRIWIDKEGGKKRPIGIPVLEDKIVQKAAAAILNVIFDRNFYNFSHAFRKGRSQHMAIKDLREQCLKQNISWIVSADITGLFDNINHELLKDMIRRRVSDGGMIRLIGKWLNAGVMEEGNLTYSETGTPQGGVISPVLSNIFLHYVLDDWYVKEVIPRMKGRCSIIRWADDFILGFEYEKDALRVMDVLPRRFEQFELSLHPEKTKLIRFSKRISGKGNGTFDFLGFTFYWSKSLKGYMVIKKKTARKRSSRFMKRIWIWCKDNRHKPMAEQYEILCSKLRGFYQYFGVISNYKVLEVVFEYTEKAWRRWLSRRSHKGEVMFEDLRTTYPLPLPRIVHNI
- a CDS encoding AbiJ-NTD4 domain-containing protein: MKFSERIEIKPVETALQVQGMNDELRNSLWNVLDVFIWSKNNFLYRQYGSGDIEEFSRRLWFHYFKKPMDSRPERAHRILEAIRSYYFECPWYEVYDFLEYVLLAERNARLIKAINNILERELSGYRFIESAFVPVTDEVEIEAVQKALTEGPFNGVHAHLKKAMEHLARRENPDYRNSIKESISAVESMSRVITGNSKATLGEALTILEKKGHLHPALKKGFSSIYGYTRDEDGIRHAMLDEPDISVSDAKFFLVSCSTFINYLKTTIV
- a CDS encoding MmcB family DNA repair protein, whose product is MYRVDIKNKKLIEIPATTYSELNLRERFDIQEWIAGTPEILGEPLMIISKELILPSGRRLDLLAVDKEGALVIIELKRDNSGSDVEWQAIKYASYCSSFSHDEIYKHFAEYLGTDGDDAQVKIEGFINCEPEDLNQRQRIILVAKEFHSEVISAVLWLRESEIDIECIRLTPYFDQKGELFINPEIIIPLPEAKDYIQKKESKQKELKQSGKSSFSLEKSNLEPDELKNRIVESLTRDSELTPRFRAFLEIISQEDRIYNRDEVKQGLYEAGVGNDIGQSGRYLSNISQFLTKKSNPHLRQVVEFESGGTHGETKDNYHIVSEYHDLIQQALEETSREVSKEPQANNLVQPTS